The genomic region CACTCCTGATTTGCCGAGGGACGGGCGCTTGAGAGAGTGACAGTCTGGCTAATGACTATCGTTCTCAACACCAATTCTCAAATTGTGTCCACAACTGGACAGTGTTGCTGCGATGTCTAGATCCATACACGTAGTCCGTACAGTAGCTTGATGCGTCGACAGGGTGGTAAAGTGATGAATACTGCAGTGATGATCATGATGAAAATAATAAGGCTACATGGCCACAGCATTTTGTTGTGAGGGATATTTAACATGACTATCTTCATGTAAAATGctgttaaaatgtatattagAGATAACATATTGGTCAGATCACTAAATTAAAAGGTGACATATCTTAAGGGAGATATGATCAGTCACACTCactcccaaaatgtcaaactttgttAGCCGTGTCTCCTTATAACGGGGAACTAAAACGCATGAAATTTCTGTTCTATACAtttctcatgtgaccaaatcagcaTGAACAATCATTAAGCCATGTGACAGAGCGGCCCAAATGGGTGATGATTTCACACAGAACGACCCACCTAACCCTTAAAAGTATACTGTATCAGGTCACTAACAGGGTGTGCAGTTCAGATCTGGACCTATTAACAATTATTGAAAACTTTTTAAGGGGTTAGGGTATTGTAACTAGAGCAATAGTTTTCaaagaatatacatttttatagaaGCTTTCTCTGGTGTGATTTTACTTGACATTAGAGAAAAAGagcatttatttttgtatacgTTCTTATTTATCAACCCTGTGGTTCAATgttaaaattgtaaataaacattgtttaaatattattatttttgaataaaatatttttggaGTACTGATTTTGATGAAGTCTTGCTCttccttgtgttgttgttgttaaggtCACTAGTACCGGTACACAAGCTGTGAGAAACGTAGCATCGCAGACTGACCCCATGGCGAGAAGACCAGAGATACATCTCTTAACcaatgcacaaaagcgcttccGAAGTACAGGTTTGTCATCCTTCAAATTATCAACTGCATATACAAACGGACTGTAGTAATTTTTGCTTTCAgtaaaagaaaattatgttGGCACATTTTCTAATGTCGATTTAACTGACATGAATTTCTTTGTCTGTTAAGGTACCCAGACAAAAGTGCCCAGTAAAGACTGTGGTGTTTGCACCATCACTTTCCCCATGGACAGTCCCATATTGTTCCTTCAACCTACAAAAGTAAAGAGACAGCCAAAGAGACCTCGAAGACTCCTTAATGACGAAGACGAAGGCCCCTCTGCATGCAGCTGATCCATGATGGTTCACAAAGTAAAGGATTCAACATGACTCTGAGGACTCTGTCAGTGTCATGGACtagcagttgtgtgtttttcatcctTTCAAAAAATCTCTCCATGGAGGAGAGTTGGTGAATGGAACAATTAAGAAGACACAAAAAGGAATTATGGTGCAAAACACTATTATAAAGACATCCCACCCTATAATAAAGGTGCAACACTCCCACTTTGAACAAGTTGTATAAAAGTGACTGGTGCACTTACGAGGGGCCTGCACactgaagttttttttgttgtaatgttgtGATTTGGATGTAAGAGGAACTGTCCTAATATTCCTGTATTCCTGAGAATATGCAACAAAAAACCCTCTGTTGGCCATTAAAACTGTTAAATAAtctgtaaagctgctttcagggatgcactgaactcctgagGATGTATGCACATGCCTGAGGGACAGCCTCCAGACTTTCTGCTTACTTTTTACACCTGTTCTGTAGTGTAAAGTCCGCAGAAGCTCTTGAGGAGCCGATGTGAGGAGaacctctgcaggattcactgcCAGCAATTGAGGGGGGTTGATGGTGCTTCTAAAATCTATAGATGAAAAATCTCTGACACACGTTGAAGATATCAAGGAAGACAAGTTTGTGGTAATAAGAGCCATGACCCGGAGGACTAAAGAGGAAGGGTAATTGCCAGTTTGAGACCAGACCATATCGAGTTCAATAAATCAGGTAAATGCATAGTATGCAGGGCAGAGGTACacaatatctttttttattcatatatattatatatatgatCTGGATCTTAAAAAGAGATGTTATTCAATCTTTGTTGAAATGCAGTGTAGCTCTAGAACatagaaaatgtgttaaaaaaaaacacactaattTGAATTATGTATATTTAAGAAATAATCATTAGGCCATGTTCACCTGATTCAACAACGAACACTAGTAAAGAGACCTGGGCTCAGCTATGCAGACCGAGAGGAAAACTCTTAACACAGTTTCAGATTCAATGTGACCTGTCACTGTTCTGAGGGTAAAACTGTCTGTAGAGATTACTTAATGGATGGATTAATAATCATACAAATTATATAATGCTCTGAACAGGGCCATGGAAGAAGATCTTTGACTAATCTGCTCCAGAATGTACCACTTATTAAATGCTTTTGATCAAGGCCCCAAACTCTCAGCAGCTCCACTAGAATTCTCAAACGTTAGATGGTGGAAGACCACCTCAGTCTCCACACAGCACCACATATTTCTCCCTTTCAAAGCTTATAGGACCATTTTTGTTTCCAGGCTATGTCCtgaaatgtttcaaaaatatgtttttgtcttgCTTTCAGTTCCCCTTTTAAATGTTGATCAGCACTGTATATCTGAGTTAAATGTAATTTCACTTCTACAGAAActagacagaggcagagaggatgTGTGAACCACTAAGATTCTACCAAAgccacaacaacaccaactcTCAGATATTAAGTGTATTTATAACACTGTTGAGGGATCATTCTCTTTCCACTATCTTCATTTTAAATGACTGCAAAACAATAACATGTAACCATATTACTATAGCTTTTTGCAGTATCTTTCCCTTTGGGCTAATCTAAGATTTTAACAAGATGCAGTGGaatctgtgttttaaaaaggtGTTTGGCTCTGTATGAAAGCTGAAGGAGTAAAGTGTCAGCAGCCTCTATAAAGCCTGATCTGTTAGATCTCCATTAGATTTGTGTTTTACGGGTTGAAGCATCCAACCAGCAATATACAGAAAAACTTCCCTTGcacttttaatgtaaaaaatgcaaagccatttcaaaTACTCTGGTTTAGGTTTGTGTGAAGTGATCCTATGAAATTGTGTGTTTACACGCCCATAGGACATCATGTCTCCattagtaaaaaaaatctgacataaaGTGTGCAGTCAGGCGTTGAGTTTACTTATTGACTTATTGACTTTGACCTATTTTGTAACTTCAATTCAGATAAAGAAATGTCACTTGAAGAGAAAATTTGCCACAACTTCCCTGTATTGTATTGGTGAGTTTAAGGTTCACCAATGAGGATGTGGAACTGTACGTGCAGCACTTTCCAAAGAAAAGGGATCTGATAAATGCCAGATCTATTTCCTATTTCTCCTGCTAGTGTGAGACAGACCGAATGAACTGACCTGGTACTCCAGCCTTTATCCATGAAGAAATGTCTGtcccttctccctctgtctccagtTTGGTCGTATTAATGGGAGCCAACAGTTTGACCACTTCTTCCATCACCTGTTGATGAAAATGCAGCAAAAACATTTCTTAGCTTTTCAAACATACTTCAAGATGATTACCCTGAACACCAGcatagtcagtgtgtgtttgatgtctgTATGGAGCTGATCAGTCAAGGTCAACAACAAAATGGtccaaaatacacattttcaaGATAATGATCAGAAAATGTATCTCCATCATATATCATATGATAAGTGACATCATAAAGAAGTCAGAAAATGGTGTTGTACATACATTTTAGAATTTCTCAGGGTATTTCTGCATCCTGTATGATTATATACATGACCGAAGgcttaaataaatcaataaacaatTCCTGATCAGATGGTTGGAATGGTTTCATGTTGTGTACTAATGGAACCAATACGATTAGAGATCCGATATACAAATATCTGTATGACGACTTAGAATTGTGCGACAGTGTTCTTGTTTTCACCTTTCGTGCTGCGTCACTTCCAGTAAACTTCAGAGCCAGCGGTGTGAATGTCCCCAAGTCGGACTCCATGACGAGGTCAAAGTTGGAAAGGTTGGCCTGGACGGGGAGAGGACGTGGAGAGGGAGCAGGCAGAAGAAGTGAGACAAGTTCATTGACACTAAAAAACCATCAGTCTCAGGTGTGTTAGAATAAATGAAAGCAATACGGACGTCAGACGATTGAAATAGAGAACCGCTGGATCGTGTTTTTAAGAGGCCTTGTGAGGTAAAGTTGAATATTGTGAGCATTACTGCTTTCAAACAAAGGCACCCAACCAACCACCAGGCGTTGCTCATACAGCTGCATTACCTGAATGAGTTCATTCAAACTCTAATAATacatcaaaataaattaaataacagGCCACTGGGGAATTACGGTACATTAGTGAAAGTGGTAGGAAAGAATGCAGTAAATTTCTGTTGTGCAGAGTGCGAAGGCCTGTTAGGAAACCAGAtctcagaagaagaaaactgtTAGATTGTAGATTGCTCTTTAGATCCTTTGCACATGGAAAAAACTGGTAGCTAGCCAAGACCTCTGCAGTTCACTGGAAGTAGCCTACTCCTACACGGCTGCAGTCTCGATTTTCACAAGGTGTGGCAaccattattatttctttcaaGCAAGAACCATAATGGTTTTGATACAACAGTAAAGATAGACAGAACCTTGTGTAGATCAAAGTACTGCTGAGCTCCAACTCCACCCGGCTCCTCAGCCGTCCACAGCACCGTACGCAGAGTTCTCCTCGGACGCAGACCTAGACACAGATGAAGAGACAAATGAACACACAGCGATGTACATCAAATATATTCAGACAAGGGGATATAACTGTATTCCTCTATATAAGACTTTTCCTCAATGGACTTCACGTTCTTGTCCCGTTCAGAATACTGCAACCGTATATATCAGAGTCTGTTTCTTAAGtctctgtgttgttattgttcctCTAGAGTTGGAGGAAATCCACCAGTTGGAGGAAATCACAGTTCACAGTCTGAggagttttttgttgttttgttcctaAGTTTAGACCTGAATACTCTGCACCTCATGGTTCACAATTCTTTGCCCCCTGTTCATGTATTTGTTACTgcattttattctgttttgctTATTTATATATAGTGTTCTACAATCCGAGGGGGTTGTAATTTTTTGGCCAAGTCATTTGCTTATAAAGAAGAACATTGATCTTAGTTGGACTTAAAAGGTTACACAATAACTAATATCACTTCCCTGCGGTTGTATGCCTCTGCTAATAAGTGCAGTTTCAATCTACATATATTTCTTTACAGACTCCTATGAGgtcaccctgacctttgactcCTAAAATCGAATCCGTTGAGCTTTGAGTCAAAGTGACAACTGGTCTAGTCTGAAGAAATTCAAGAGACTAAAATCCTGTTTTGTGAGGCCtctgtgactttgacctttgccGTCAACCACCCAATtctaatcagttaatcaatGAATCCAATTAAACGTTTGTGTTGAGTTTGAAAGGATCTCTCAAGACATTTCTGAGATATTGTGTTTACAAGACCAATAATGTGTTTTGTAAGGTCACGGTGAACTTAACCTTTGAAAACGAAATTCGATTCAGTTCATCTCTCAGTCAACTTGAGCATTTGTggcaatttgaagaaattcccttatGACcgtcttgagatatcatgttcacaagagtGGGACAGTCTGGCCTCTGCCGGCGTGGAGCGAGGCTAAATAAAGTCAAATCATTTATGTgactgtgtttatttgaaagctGGTGAAGGTTTGTTGCTGTCGATATACTGTACGTGCTTTGACTCTACAGTGTCTGTCTCTACTGTACATCACCTAAGTCCTTGATGAGTGACAAGGCCTCCCAGGAAATCATGGCTCCACCTCCGTCATCCATAGCACCCTGGCCCACATCCCAACTGTCCAAGTGACCGCTCAGTAAAACAACCTGGCAGAttgaacaaaaacaagacatgtaAACAAAGAGCTGCTCATTTGAGAGAGAGCAGTGGGACACTTTCTACCGGTGTGAAAGAATTTGCCCTTTTGTTTAGTCTAACTCAGACAAATCTGATAGAACAGGAAGAGATAACGTTGTGTGAGCCATATCCTGTCTGCATTTTATTccaacaaacacatgcacccTTTACATATAATTCAGTTTTGaggataaaaatgtgttttgggggTTTCAGCTAGAACAGACAGACTCATAAAAACAGGAcgcaaagacaaaaacacacagttcGGAGTAAAATCATCCTACTTCCAGGAATTTTAAAGATGAGGATCCCGTAAGTAGGTCGATCCTGACCTGATGTTTCAGGTTACAGAGCATTTTCTGACCTCCGTCCTCTCTCTGGACTATGACCCTTTCCCTTACAAAGAAAGCCTTTCCCCTGTTACACATCAGACCTGCGGGTCTATGTTTCATAAAAAAGAACTGTTATAACATGTTTTCTGCTTAGACCTGAAAGTGCCACAATAGATTAGCTCGGCTATCTTGATATTTGTGTAATGCTCAGGTCAAACACTGCTGGGAAAACAAGATGTTCTTAAGCATTAAAGACTGTCAAACGCAGGCTTCTGTGTCCATGAATCAACCGATTTGTTTTGTAATACCAGACCTTCCTCTAAATCCAGCATAAGCGTTTTCCATCTAAGGGTTAGTCACAGGCTACGGCATGCATCATTGTTCTTTAAAGTGTAGTCATCGAGTTAGGAATATGCTCATAATCATACTAATCTTGCAATAAATTACGCAACCGGCAGAAacagtttccttttttttttaaatagaattttttcaataaaaaaatcctTCTGCTCATATTGAGTTATATTAATAAACGTTGCCTCTCTTAACCAATCATACATCATCATATAGAACaaatgatgtcatggtgacgTTATTATGAAAAGGCACGATTACAATATAATTCGTTAAAGTACAACCAAAGTACTACTAACAAAGTACCCAAACCATGTCTTAGTTGTGGTTCAGTGCAGTTTAGATTGGGATAACAAAAAGCACTATTTccaacaaatacatatttgtttacatttattgTCAGTATTCATTACAATCAGGAATAAAATGATTTATGGTgaatattaaatgtattattatttttatttctgagaggaagaggaaggcccAGTGATTCAGACTTGACATGATCATAAACAGACAGCCCACACATCAGAACATTTTAGATCTGAACAGTAAGATAGGAAACGTAGAAGCTGAGTGAGCGGAAAGAATCACAGCAACTTATCATTCTCAGACGACTCTGACAAGTCCGAAAAAGCCATTCTGTGGAAATGATTCACCATACCTCAAGtgaacatgtacacacacacacccacacacacacaacacacatgcatacacacacagcaaccaCATTTACAGCTACTGCCAGCTGGAGAAGAAGTAGCTGAGCCAGAAATTAAGTCAACCACACCATGTGTTTCATTTCCCATTTCTATAATGAGGGACCAATCTTTGGTGCCCAGATGAAAATAGTAATAACTGACATCATTGCTCCTCTAATCCAAGCCTGGTTTTTCAGTTATCTCTTCTTCCACAGATGGAGGCGGCACATTGTAAAGACCTTCATATAGATTACATAAACTGAGCTCTGGAAAAAAATCGGACATACTGTTATTACTGTAACACCAAGCAGATCCAGTCTGTGCTCTCTGTTGGCGATCAAAGGGAGAAATCTTGTGTTTGGACATCATGgacttttgaagttttggaattgTTGGATCAGCAGGCCTAATATTTACAGGCTGGATTGGACATCATGGACTTTTGAAGTTTTGCAATTGTTGGAACAGCAGGCCTAATATTTACAGGCTGgattacacacatacagttcaTGCAGTCACATTCCCGTAAAGGGTCCCAGAGCAAACACCATCTACTTTCATCTGCCCACACAACCTATCCTGCCAGATATTACGTGGCGTCCAGTATCTGCCCCAGTATTAGGGCCacttaatggaaaaaaaattaaaatcaagaataaagttgtagtATTACGAGAAAAAAAGTCATACATCttcaagaataaagtcgtaGTTTTAGGCTGCCAAGAAGAATCAGTATTAGCATGGTGTTCCTAATGAAGTGCTCATTACTCATTACTACAGTATACAACAGAATTCACACATTGGAAATTTGAAAGTGATGCATAGAAATGGAAACATTTTCTTTCGGTTTGTTTAACCAGTCAAACCAGAAGCGTCTCCTCCATTGTGCTGCAGTCTCTGTTCCCCACAGACTAATAGGGCGTCCCTGAGAATGGTTGAATGCAAATCCTGCTTCTCTTCCACTTTAATTCAGACAGACATGACAACTTTGAGGCGGCAACACGGAAGCTCTGGACAGCTTTTTTCTTAGGAAGCCAAATTGAATCTGCTCCTCTAGTCCCTCTGGCATAACCACATCTTTACCAAGCCCTTTGACAGGTAAGAGAGCTGCACCCGCCTAGCACCCCGGCTATCAGAGAGCTCCAAACATCCCTGAACTCATTTGCATTGTTCTAACTTGTTTTCGGCATACACTGTGTCAtggaacaggaagaggaagtgcagaagggaaatgaaatgcaaatgttaagAAGTTATCCTGTTAAAAGCCTTATTCAGATCTATATTCTTAACTTCGTATGTGAACGTGATTATTCAATTCTCTATATAACCTACATCTTCACttattttcaaatttaattatttatttatgaatacaTTGATGTATTTCTAAATGATGCATGTATTCAgtgtttaatgttaaatttGTAAATCTGTTTAAATTTTGGTTTGATGGGTTCATgttatatttgtaaataatttttgTAATTCTTCTTATTTGTTGAccattaaaatatgaaatatttattacTGTGCAATTATGGTCTATGCAGGTGTCTGAACTCACTCATTGATTCGCTCCCTACTAATCACTGTATAGACAATCCTGACTAGagtaatatataataaactTATCTGCAAAATGTAAAGAAGAAACCCTTGGGTTATTTTCTGTGCACAGGTAAATACTTCATTACTGTTTCACGATGTATAACAATTGCAGTCAGTTTATATTATACAGACCAAATTTTACcacattaattaatttaacacatttactTCTACAACTTACAGTTCTTTTCAAACAAGGCTTTCCTGTTTGTCGCCTTCTACTGAGTCACATCAGCTGCTTTTTAATTCATTCCTTTAATTCAGAGAATCATACGGCACTCTTCTCTCATCCTTTTACCATTTTTCTCTCATTCtttgcataaatatataaatatatatactaaATTTATAACTAAACATTTAGACTATAAAAAGGCAAACTCACTATATGGCGGACTATAGTGAGTAGTGTGTGAGTTTGAACGCAGCCTACGTGTTTATAGAtcaataatttaatttgtaaacacACTTATCAATACATATGTCTGGCTTGTTTGCTGTGACTGGTCCACGACTACAACCAGTAGTGTgatatttttaaatggtttCATAGGGTCACTCTCACAAACGCTGCGTACCATTGTGCAGCGGGTCCATATCTGTTGATCAGATTGTACCTGCTGAATGTGGCAGGATCCAGATAAGGGCCgagcagctgtgtgtgacaCTTCACTGCAGAGCTGCGAGCTGGGTCACCCATGTTGAGCTGTGATGAGCTTTTGATTTAGAGCATAATTTGCCTTTTAGTTCTAGGACTGAGGAGACTGCCAGTGAAAAAAACACTCGAGCTATAATTTGCACatcgtctgtctgtctatctgacAACCTGCCTGGGGTGCACCACACATTCTGCACAGTGCTTGTTAGAATCAGATTAACTTTGTCCTGGTTGCAGGTCATTGCTCCTGCATGAGTTTACATCCATTCACATTTACACAGCTGATTAGTCCCATTTTACAAAGCCTGACGATGACATTTAAACACAAAGAGAGGCCATATATTTTACCCAAGAAAAAAGAAGGGGTAGCAGCTTAGTACCCACATCTTCACTCAATTTGCTCACATTACCATGTGTTCACAACTGACACTGCTCATACCATAAAAGGATGGGTTAATTTCAGCAGGCCTATAATTTTCATTGAGTTGTTTAGACTGGCCAGAGCAGGaaaaaaatgcagtgatgtaGGAAAAAAGCAGTAATGTCAggtttataatataaataattgaATACAGTCAGAGTCAGAGGGAATCATTAACGCAGGAATACTTTATGGGAATTTTAAAACCTTCTAATTCCTggattattttaaaaacatgtttatacaCTGTTGTTTCCATAGAAACGCACTGACTGACTGAAAGAGACATTTCTTCCTTTTTCCAGTTGAGCCAAGCTTCAGAGCACGTACACACACCCACTGGCACAATAAGGACTAACTATATATATGAGGGAATATGAGGACTcagcaaaaatacattttaacccGAACtaaggaaaagaggaagagaaaactcAGAGAAACGAGAACCATCCCAGTCTTTCTTCCAAGAGTGTAGTTATTTACTTCGAAGACCCACCCACCAGATTGACCTCAAAACTAAAACACTGTGAGAGTGGGAGTGGGTGCTACCTGCTCGGGGTACTGCCAGCCTTTTATTTCAGCCACAGTGTTGAAGGAGTCGGCATCCGGCAGAGTCTTGGCTCCCATCTTGAGTCTCACCACGATCTTCTGCTCCCTCTGCGCAAAACGCCACATGAGCTCAGCATCTTCCACGGTGATACAGGCTGCAGGGATGTGCTTCACTCCGTCCTGGTAGTCCTGCCAGCCTGTGTGAGGACTagagaggagaaagacaaaGACTGAAATGTTACTGTTGACTAAACACTCAGTATTCGATCAAAAATAAACTGGGGATAAACGACTAGAATTCAGGCTATTTTTATATCATAGACAGATGGACGGCCCTGTCCTTGGTTGGCCAATTTCATTGGTGAAGATATtcagatatttgtattgtttggaCAGAAAGCATGACATGGGAAGAGAGAGTAGGGGAAGACATGCCACAAACGGCCGGTTCAGAACAAACCCAGAGCCGCTGCAGGAGGGCTCAAGCCTCCATATGCGGTGAGCTGGCAGCTGCCGATTAATATACCAAATATCTATACACCATATTACTAAGAGTTAAATATGCTGCGCTGTGGTATAACCAATACGTCTATTAATTAAAAGATCTCAATTAGAATCAAATGCTTTAATTACATAATTTCAGAAATAAGGGAAATTAATTAAGTAAGCAGTGATGGATGGATTGTAAGCACACATTTTAgttaagtacaaataaatagacaaacatGTACTCAAGCAAAACCAAAGTACTACATTGAACAATGAATTAAAGTACTAAAGTTCCATTAAAGTGCCAAGTGTATCATTTCCTAATGCcttgattggatcagtggatcaATTCCCCtctcattatttttttcttttaaaaaatataaaaactaagtgaacatgtaacacaatggtttgaggaaatgtagTGGTACTAAAGGAAGGTAAAGATGCATGAAAAATCTGTTAATTGCAACCACTCTAGATACCTGTTAATGGAGAATGGGGTGATAGATCGAATTAGACAGGCCACAGCTCCCACTTTAGATGCCTCCGAGGCACCGACAAATCGGTACTTCCCCGTCTCCCCATAGCTGACAAATGGCTGGTTGAAGACCACGATCTTGCCGACGGCCTCGCTGGCTCTCCGCTTCAACTCCTCGAAACACTCGACCACTAACACCTCTGCCTCGATACCTGCAGAGGTAACAGGGAGACAGGGGGGGAGGAGTGAGAGGGGCGTGGATGGCACATGATTAAAATGATTGGATACAGTGATTTACCTTCAGGTGGTGTCCCAACACTGCTGCCCAGGCCCAGTATAGCCAGACTCTTGGCCCTTGGCAAAGTCATCTCTgcactctcctcccctctcaccCAGTGTGGGATTTTAACAGGCTCTGGAGACAAAACCACACCGGAGGACACCAAATAAACTTACCACTTACATTCAGCAGAGGACGAACAAGGCCCTGTGTTAAGAGATTCTTCAATACCAGCAAACTGCACACGCACTCACCCAGGTGGACGTCCAACCCGTCCTGCGTCATAGCATTGGCCATGTATTTGATAGCCATCTCTAGATTGTGTGAGCCGCTGATCCGGTTCCCTATAGTGTCAGTGAAGTCGGCCAGGCGTCCGTAAGAGCGGTTCCGGGCAGCACCGTACACAGCCAGTTCAATGATCTTCTTTGCCACATCAGCGTAACCTGCTACCTCCGCTGCTACACGTGAATctgcacagaaagacacacaaagaaaggcAGGTCACATCCGCAAGTTCGAAAAAGAAGCTTTGTACAGTATGAATTAGTGGTGGTAGAACTTGTACCGTCTTCAAAATGATCCAGTGATAAAAGGCTG from Pleuronectes platessa chromosome 10, fPlePla1.1, whole genome shotgun sequence harbors:
- the LOC128449217 gene encoding carboxypeptidase Q isoform X2, with protein sequence MMMMTREGEQFFLHFLLFVVLSSLCACHPHSALRNGSTAASNHTARNDSRVAAEVAGYADVAKKIIELAVYGAARNRSYGRLADFTDTIGNRISGSHNLEMAIKYMANAMTQDGLDVHLEPVKIPHWVRGEESAEMTLPRAKSLAILGLGSSVGTPPEGIEAEVLVVECFEELKRRASEAVGKIVVFNQPFVSYGETGKYRFVGASEASKVGAVACLIRSITPFSINSPHTGWQDYQDGVKHIPAACITVEDAELMWRFAQREQKIVVRLKMGAKTLPDADSFNTVAEIKGWQYPEQVVLLSGHLDSWDVGQGAMDDGGGAMISWEALSLIKDLGLRPRRTLRTVLWTAEEPGGVGAQQYFDLHKANLSNFDLVMESDLGTFTPLALKFTGSDAARKVMEEVVKLLAPINTTKLETEGEGTDISSWIKAGVPGASLHVEDSRYFWFHHSEGDTMTVQDPKEMSLCSALWATVAYVVADLQDMLPK
- the LOC128449217 gene encoding carboxypeptidase Q isoform X1, whose product is MMMMTREGEQFFLHFLLFVVLSSLCACHPHSALRNGSTAASNHTARNDYVDPGRYEPMTIPSLLSLDHFEDDSRVAAEVAGYADVAKKIIELAVYGAARNRSYGRLADFTDTIGNRISGSHNLEMAIKYMANAMTQDGLDVHLEPVKIPHWVRGEESAEMTLPRAKSLAILGLGSSVGTPPEGIEAEVLVVECFEELKRRASEAVGKIVVFNQPFVSYGETGKYRFVGASEASKVGAVACLIRSITPFSINSPHTGWQDYQDGVKHIPAACITVEDAELMWRFAQREQKIVVRLKMGAKTLPDADSFNTVAEIKGWQYPEQVVLLSGHLDSWDVGQGAMDDGGGAMISWEALSLIKDLGLRPRRTLRTVLWTAEEPGGVGAQQYFDLHKANLSNFDLVMESDLGTFTPLALKFTGSDAARKVMEEVVKLLAPINTTKLETEGEGTDISSWIKAGVPGASLHVEDSRYFWFHHSEGDTMTVQDPKEMSLCSALWATVAYVVADLQDMLPK